A window from Peromyscus eremicus chromosome 1, PerEre_H2_v1, whole genome shotgun sequence encodes these proteins:
- the LOC131900510 gene encoding olfactory receptor 5P50, whose protein sequence is MAFLEDGNHTAVTEFILLGLTNDPVLRVVLFIIILCIYLVTVSGNLSTILLIRVSSQLHHPMYFFLSHLASTDIGYSSSVTPNMLVNFLVKRNTISFLGCTIQLGSGAFFGTLECFLLATMAYDRFVAICNPLLYSTKMSTCVCIQLLVGSYIGSLLNASSFIISFFSLLFCGPNRVNHFFCDLAPLVELSCSSGSVPIVPASFCSAFVIIVTVFVIAVSYTYILITILKMRSTEGRHKAFSTCTSHLTAVTLFYGTITFIYAMPKSSYSTDQNKVVSVFYMVVIPMLNPLIYSLRNNEIKGALKREINRKIFS, encoded by the coding sequence ATGGCTTTCCTGGAGGATGGGAACCACACTGCAGTGACAGAGTTCATTTTATTGGGCTTAACAAATGACCCGGTCCTTAGAGTCGTCCTCTTCATCATCATCCTGTGCATCTACCTGGTGACTGTGTCTGGGAACCTCAGCACCATCCTCCTCATCAGAGTCTCTTCCCAGCTTCATCACCCCATGTACTTTTTTCTCAGTCACTTGGCTTCTACTGACATAGGCTACTCATCTTCTGTCACACCCAATATGCTGGTCAATTTCCTGGTAAAGCGAAATACAATCTCCTTCCTTGGGTGTACCATCCAGCTTGGCTCAGGTGCTTTCTTTGGGACACTTGAATGCTTCCTTCTGGCCACCATGGCGTATGATCGCTTTGTAGCAATCTGTAACCCACTGCTTTATTCAACCAAAATGTCCACATGTGTCTGTATCCAGTTGCTTGTAGGATCTTATATAGGTAGTTTACTTAATGCTTCCTcctttattatttccttcttttctcttctcttctgtggACCAAATAGAGTCAATCACTTTTTCTGTGATTTGGCTCCTTTGGTAGAGCTCTCCTGTTCTAGTGGCAGTGTCCCCATAGTTCCTGCCTCATTTTGTTCTGCCTTTGTCATTATAGTCACAGTGTTTGTCATAGCTGTTTCTTACACCTACATCCTCATCACCATCCTGAAGATGCGCTCCACTGAGGGCCGCCACAAGGCCTTCTCCACCTGCACATCCCACCTCACTGCAGTCACTCTGTTCTATGGGACCATTACATTTATCTATGCGATGCCCAAGTCCAGCTACTCCACAGACCAGAACAAGGTGGTGTCTGTGTTCTACATGGTGGTGATCCCCATGTTGAACCCCCTCATCTACAGTCTTAGAAATAATGAGATTAAGGGTGCTCTGAAGAGAGAAATTAACAGGAAAATATTCTCTTAA